A window of the Tunturibacter empetritectus genome harbors these coding sequences:
- a CDS encoding thioredoxin family protein, producing MFSISRNHTTGIATLCLFGLVLGAAGHVLAQFSAAPTVNKHLYSETANASADIAAAMVAARREHKRIILDFGANWCGDCQVLDFYYRQSPNAEILAKHFLVVHIDTGHVDHNVDVARKYHVPIAHGIPSLAVIDAHGNLLYAEHEKEFEHTSVEAVTAFLNRWKA from the coding sequence ATGTTCTCGATATCCCGAAACCACACTACCGGCATTGCCACTCTTTGCCTCTTCGGCCTCGTACTTGGCGCAGCCGGTCATGTGCTTGCACAGTTTTCTGCAGCACCTACAGTCAATAAGCACCTCTACTCCGAGACCGCCAACGCCAGTGCCGACATCGCCGCCGCAATGGTCGCCGCCCGCCGCGAGCACAAACGCATCATCCTCGACTTCGGAGCGAACTGGTGCGGCGACTGCCAGGTTCTGGACTTCTACTACCGCCAGAGTCCCAATGCGGAGATCCTCGCCAAGCACTTCCTTGTTGTGCACATCGATACCGGCCATGTAGACCACAACGTCGATGTGGCAAGGAAGTATCATGTTCCCATCGCTCATGGCATTCCTTCTCTCGCTGTCATCGACGCTCACGGCAACCTCCTCTACGCCGAACACGAGAAGGAGTTCGAGCACACCAGCGTTGAAGCCGTCACCGCTTTCCTCAACCGGTGGAAGGCGTAG
- a CDS encoding YihY/virulence factor BrkB family protein, with product MRHDSLNLAQSTAYSAMVALFPALIVAAAFISMVPDTTPLRFQLALFFDRILPPDVSPLLQSYFVTSPQTIRSTHAVGVAAFVSLIGASSVLATIMEGLRRANDLPFDCWTFWQRRLRAIILVPLSLIPFVLASVLVVFGHFITTWLALHITPSARTPVYILALLIRWSVALTGSIGVTALIYHMGTPMQQSWKRTLPGAFVSTTMWFLATVVFGWYVTRFANYSQVYGSLGAGIALLFWLYIISLCVLCGAEFNAEFHSRFFHPHPSHSEPAPPNTLLPG from the coding sequence ATGAGGCACGACAGCCTCAACCTCGCCCAGTCCACAGCCTACTCGGCGATGGTGGCCCTCTTTCCAGCCCTCATCGTCGCCGCCGCTTTTATCAGCATGGTTCCCGACACAACTCCCCTACGCTTCCAGTTGGCGCTCTTCTTCGACCGCATTCTCCCACCAGACGTCAGCCCCCTGCTGCAAAGTTACTTTGTCACCTCCCCGCAGACCATCCGTTCCACCCATGCCGTGGGGGTTGCAGCCTTCGTCAGCCTCATCGGCGCCTCCAGCGTTCTGGCCACCATCATGGAGGGCCTGCGCCGTGCAAACGACCTTCCATTCGACTGCTGGACCTTCTGGCAGCGTCGCTTGCGAGCAATCATTTTGGTCCCGCTCTCGCTCATCCCATTCGTGCTCGCCAGCGTGCTGGTAGTCTTCGGTCACTTCATCACGACCTGGCTCGCCCTGCACATCACGCCCTCCGCCCGTACCCCGGTCTATATCCTTGCTCTGCTCATCCGGTGGAGCGTCGCGCTTACCGGCAGCATCGGCGTCACCGCGCTCATCTATCACATGGGAACTCCCATGCAGCAGTCCTGGAAGCGTACCCTCCCCGGGGCCTTCGTCTCAACGACCATGTGGTTTCTTGCCACTGTCGTCTTTGGCTGGTACGTCACACGCTTCGCCAACTACTCGCAGGTCTACGGCTCGCTCGGCGCTGGCATAGCCCTTCTCTTCTGGCTCTACATCATCTCGCTCTGTGTTCTGTGCGGAGCCGAGTTCAACGCCGAGTTCCACTCCCGCTTTTTCCACCCGCATCCATCTCATTCCGAGCCCGCGCCCCCAAACACCCTTCTGCCCGGTTAG
- the pyk gene encoding pyruvate kinase, giving the protein MERGRRAKIVATLGPASSTPEIFRQLVRAGLDVARLNFSHGTHEQKTELIRMVRKISKEEGKPICILADLQGPKIRTGKLKGHKPVQLIAGKRLTITPREIEGTAALVGTTFKTLAENLEPGSRILLSDGLIELRVETVKGVDVTCEIINGGMLGENKGINLPGIAVNVPSLTEKDEEDLIFAIGQGVDTVAVSFVRTADDVRHVKNRLAALKSDAWVVAKLEKPQAIEHLDSILEVTDAIMVARGDLGVEVPPEKVPAIQKHIIRRAAEFRKPVITATQMLESMIDNPRPTRAEASDVANAIYDGTDSVMLSAESAAGKYPVEAVAMMAKIITETEHQIRLDPRPALGHHPSVRLSIAETICECMSHAADDLDVAAIAIFTESGMTARLLSKYHPDPPIFALSPFEKVINRCMLLWGTYPILCARFRDTDKLVDMAEQILETQGHVHQRQIVGIVAGTRTKSGATNFMRLHMVGDRDTEVSRARASKKRK; this is encoded by the coding sequence ATGGAGCGTGGTCGCCGCGCCAAGATCGTCGCTACCCTGGGCCCCGCCTCCAGTACGCCGGAGATATTTCGCCAGCTTGTCCGCGCTGGACTCGACGTCGCACGCCTGAACTTCTCTCACGGCACCCACGAGCAAAAGACAGAACTCATTCGCATGGTCCGCAAGATCTCGAAGGAGGAGGGCAAGCCCATCTGCATCCTCGCCGACCTGCAGGGGCCAAAGATTCGCACCGGCAAGCTCAAAGGCCATAAGCCCGTGCAGCTTATCGCCGGCAAACGCCTCACCATCACTCCGCGAGAGATCGAAGGCACCGCCGCTCTGGTCGGCACCACTTTTAAGACGCTCGCGGAAAACCTCGAGCCCGGCTCCCGCATCCTGCTCTCCGACGGCCTCATCGAACTGCGCGTCGAGACGGTTAAAGGCGTAGACGTCACCTGCGAGATCATCAACGGAGGTATGCTAGGCGAAAACAAGGGCATCAACCTGCCCGGCATCGCCGTCAACGTCCCCTCCCTCACCGAGAAGGACGAAGAGGACCTCATCTTCGCCATCGGTCAAGGTGTGGATACCGTCGCCGTCTCCTTCGTTCGCACCGCCGACGATGTGCGTCACGTGAAGAATCGTTTGGCCGCTCTTAAATCCGACGCATGGGTCGTCGCCAAGCTCGAAAAGCCGCAGGCCATCGAGCACCTCGACAGCATTCTCGAGGTCACCGATGCCATCATGGTCGCCCGCGGCGATCTGGGGGTAGAGGTCCCACCAGAAAAGGTTCCGGCAATTCAGAAGCACATCATTCGTCGTGCCGCTGAGTTCCGCAAACCCGTCATCACCGCTACTCAAATGCTCGAGTCGATGATCGACAATCCGCGCCCCACCCGCGCCGAAGCTTCAGACGTAGCCAACGCCATCTACGACGGCACTGACTCCGTGATGCTCTCCGCCGAGAGCGCCGCAGGCAAGTACCCCGTAGAAGCCGTTGCCATGATGGCCAAGATCATCACCGAGACTGAGCACCAGATTCGCCTCGATCCTCGCCCCGCCCTCGGCCATCACCCCAGCGTTCGCCTCTCCATCGCGGAGACTATCTGCGAGTGCATGTCCCACGCAGCCGACGACCTCGACGTAGCCGCTATTGCCATCTTCACCGAAAGCGGTATGACCGCACGGCTTCTCTCGAAGTACCACCCCGACCCACCCATCTTCGCGCTCTCGCCCTTCGAGAAGGTCATCAACCGCTGCATGCTTCTCTGGGGCACGTACCCTATCCTCTGCGCTCGCTTTCGCGATACGGACAAGCTAGTCGACATGGCCGAACAGATCCTGGAGACGCAAGGTCATGTTCACCAGCGTCAGATCGTCGGCATCGTCGCCGGTACAAGGACCAAATCCGGAGCCACCAACTTCATGCGGTTACATATGGTTGGGGATCGCGATACCGAGGTCTCCAGAGCGAGGGCCTCGAAAAAAAGAAAGTGA
- a CDS encoding PEP-CTERM sorting domain-containing protein, giving the protein MRLRTVGLCILALAVACASAAHADTFSFNFTGSAFNGSGTITASASGSGVYTISNISGTVDNQAISKLLSVNAFDNNDNLLYSPGFLFGAYNFDTQGVSFQLGSGGDRVNIGQGGFLNLFEVADLDPSKSSWDVTEYINIDVEKIASTSPVPEPGTLALLGTGILGVAGLMRRRLTA; this is encoded by the coding sequence ATGAGACTTAGAACTGTTGGACTTTGCATCCTTGCCCTGGCTGTTGCTTGCGCGTCAGCAGCTCACGCAGACACGTTCTCCTTCAACTTCACCGGCTCAGCTTTCAATGGATCGGGGACCATCACGGCGTCCGCAAGCGGCAGCGGCGTCTACACCATCTCCAATATATCGGGAACCGTTGATAATCAGGCCATCAGCAAACTGCTCAGCGTCAACGCCTTTGATAACAACGACAACCTGCTCTACAGCCCTGGTTTCCTGTTTGGAGCCTATAACTTCGATACCCAAGGGGTCTCGTTTCAGCTTGGGAGTGGGGGAGACAGGGTCAATATTGGACAGGGTGGCTTCCTCAATTTATTTGAAGTCGCCGACCTGGACCCTTCGAAGAGCAGTTGGGATGTCACTGAATACATCAACATCGACGTAGAAAAGATCGCATCCACCTCTCCGGTTCCTGAGCCGGGTACGCTTGCCCTTCTGGGCACGGGGATCCTGGGAGTAGCTGGTCTCATGCGTCGCCGTCTTACGGCCTAA
- the mutL gene encoding DNA mismatch repair endonuclease MutL, whose amino-acid sequence MGRIRILSDLVANQIAAGEVVERPASVVKELLENSLDAHATRIRIEVEAGGRKLIRITDNGHGMVRDDALLAFERHATSKLRSADDLLSISTLGFRGEALPSIASVSRLQLETRVAEESSGTLVEIAGGNILRVEDAGLPVGTTITLRDLFFNTPARRKFLKSEQTELSHIAALVTHYALVHPTKHIELHSSTQALLVAPAVANAAERLFQIFGKDTSNYMLPTTAELDFTRAGLPELPPWKREEDYVAPDPGFLRMTGFVSKPELQKLNRNSIYVFVNQRLIRDKLILHALSEAYRNILPPTSYPVVLLYLEMPPQEVDVNVHPAKTEVRFRQPSFVHDFVRDTIRTTLIQARPAASFATALQNGPQGISSSLLIDVSPLPGPPGGGDAIPQPVFDPTYPPSTFEEGHAIPLSVEGEGALYFSNGSESSNYSQTAQWDSPTSAETIKSPTFHLAAPIVPPSPGRFAFSGHSIPIGYESTDTESIYDAASPQQADTLTALSTLKPLGQLRDSFILATNEEGLWIIDQHVAHERILFEKVLRERDTEQIQRQRLLMPLLIDLLPAQMITFAEIAEELERNGFEAEPFGPRTLTVKAAPIGLEGRELEHLLEEVLAIPDRNRQTENSEARRRRIAASIACHAAIKINQPLEHSKIEWLLDALGKTEHPTACPHGRPIALRYSYKDISKAFQRI is encoded by the coding sequence ATGGGCCGAATCCGCATTCTCTCCGATCTCGTGGCCAATCAAATCGCCGCCGGCGAAGTCGTCGAACGACCGGCCTCCGTCGTCAAAGAGCTCCTGGAAAACTCTCTCGACGCGCACGCTACCCGCATCCGAATTGAGGTCGAAGCCGGCGGCCGCAAGCTCATCCGCATCACCGACAACGGTCACGGCATGGTCCGCGACGACGCCCTCCTCGCCTTTGAGCGCCACGCCACCTCAAAGCTCCGCAGCGCCGACGACCTCCTCTCCATCTCCACCCTGGGCTTTCGTGGAGAAGCCCTGCCCTCGATCGCCAGCGTCTCCCGCCTCCAACTCGAGACCCGCGTCGCCGAAGAGTCCTCAGGCACCCTGGTCGAGATCGCAGGCGGCAATATACTCCGTGTTGAAGACGCTGGCCTTCCCGTTGGCACCACCATCACCCTCCGCGACCTCTTCTTCAACACCCCCGCCCGCCGAAAATTCCTCAAGTCCGAGCAGACCGAGCTCTCTCACATCGCCGCCCTCGTCACCCACTACGCCCTCGTCCACCCTACAAAACACATCGAGCTCCACTCCTCCACCCAGGCTCTCCTGGTCGCCCCAGCTGTCGCCAACGCTGCCGAACGCCTCTTCCAGATCTTCGGCAAAGACACCAGCAACTATATGCTCCCCACCACCGCCGAACTCGACTTCACCCGCGCCGGCCTCCCCGAGCTCCCGCCCTGGAAGCGCGAAGAAGACTACGTCGCACCGGATCCCGGCTTCCTCCGCATGACCGGCTTCGTCTCCAAGCCCGAACTGCAAAAGCTCAACCGCAACTCCATCTACGTCTTCGTCAACCAGCGCCTCATCCGCGACAAGCTCATCCTCCACGCGCTCTCCGAGGCCTACCGCAACATCCTTCCGCCCACCTCCTATCCGGTCGTCCTGCTCTATCTCGAGATGCCGCCGCAAGAGGTCGACGTCAACGTCCATCCAGCCAAGACCGAGGTCCGCTTCCGCCAGCCCAGCTTCGTGCACGACTTCGTCCGCGACACCATCCGAACCACGCTCATCCAGGCCCGTCCCGCCGCCAGTTTTGCCACAGCGCTCCAGAATGGCCCGCAAGGGATCTCAAGCTCTCTCCTTATCGACGTAAGCCCGCTCCCCGGCCCTCCAGGTGGCGGCGATGCTATTCCTCAGCCAGTCTTCGACCCCACGTATCCCCCATCCACCTTCGAAGAAGGTCACGCGATACCGCTGAGCGTCGAAGGGGAAGGTGCCCTCTATTTTTCGAATGGCTCCGAGTCTTCGAATTACTCCCAGACCGCGCAATGGGACAGTCCTACTTCAGCTGAAACCATAAAGTCCCCCACCTTCCACCTTGCTGCTCCCATAGTGCCACCCTCTCCCGGCCGCTTCGCCTTTTCGGGACACTCGATCCCCATCGGTTACGAATCCACCGACACCGAATCCATCTACGACGCAGCCTCACCCCAGCAAGCCGACACGCTCACTGCGCTCTCTACCCTCAAGCCGCTCGGTCAACTCCGCGACTCCTTCATCCTCGCCACCAACGAAGAGGGTCTCTGGATCATCGACCAGCATGTAGCTCATGAGCGCATCCTCTTCGAAAAAGTTCTCCGCGAGCGCGACACCGAACAGATCCAGCGCCAGCGCCTGCTCATGCCTCTGCTCATCGACCTCCTCCCCGCGCAGATGATCACCTTCGCCGAGATCGCCGAAGAACTGGAGCGCAACGGCTTCGAAGCCGAGCCTTTCGGCCCCAGGACTCTCACAGTCAAGGCCGCACCCATCGGTCTCGAGGGCCGCGAGCTTGAGCACCTCCTCGAAGAAGTCCTTGCCATCCCCGACCGCAATCGCCAGACCGAGAACTCCGAGGCCCGCCGTCGCCGTATCGCAGCCTCCATCGCCTGCCACGCCGCAATCAAGATCAATCAGCCCCTCGAACACTCAAAGATCGAATGGCTGCTCGACGCGCTGGGAAAGACCGAGCACCCCACAGCCTGCCCCCACGGCAGACCCATCGCTCTGCGGTACTCCTACAAGGACATTTCGAAGGCCTTCCAGCGCATCTGA
- the pstS gene encoding phosphate ABC transporter substrate-binding protein PstS: protein MRKFIDNSRIYFRSAYIVCFASALFVSLAGCKSSSGGSEAQSVELNGAGSTFVYPVMSRWTSSFSGAHSNVRINYQSIGSGGGVQQVKNGTVDFGASDAALNDDQLNGMKPMLQIPESAGPVCITYSLPGLNKPIQLSSDAIAGIFLGKITTWHDPILAKDNPGVALPNTKILVAHRTDGSGTTNAFTTYLSAVSPEWQQKVGQGNSVNWPVGMGGKGSEGVTGQVRQTPGAIGYVELTFAQQNKLPVASIKNLAGKYIPPDTSSTTAAIAAFTDQLSKDPRTPIVNAPASAPDAYPISTLTFLIIPKDGPDVVKRTALRNFVQYVITDGQAAAATLNYAPLPDGVKDYDRQQLQQMTAAGQPIP, encoded by the coding sequence TTGCGCAAATTCATCGATAACTCCCGCATTTATTTCCGGTCAGCGTACATCGTCTGTTTTGCCTCCGCTCTCTTCGTCTCCCTTGCGGGCTGCAAATCAAGCTCCGGCGGCAGCGAAGCCCAGAGCGTCGAACTCAACGGTGCAGGAAGCACCTTCGTCTACCCCGTCATGTCCCGTTGGACGTCCTCTTTCTCCGGCGCCCACTCCAACGTCCGCATCAACTACCAATCCATCGGCTCCGGCGGCGGCGTTCAGCAAGTGAAAAACGGCACCGTCGACTTCGGCGCCTCCGACGCCGCGCTCAACGACGATCAGCTCAATGGCATGAAGCCGATGCTTCAAATCCCGGAGTCCGCCGGACCCGTCTGTATCACCTACTCTCTCCCCGGCCTCAACAAACCCATCCAGCTCTCCTCCGACGCCATCGCCGGCATCTTCCTCGGCAAGATCACCACCTGGCACGATCCCATCCTGGCCAAAGACAACCCCGGCGTCGCTCTGCCCAACACCAAGATCCTCGTCGCCCACCGCACCGATGGCAGCGGCACCACCAACGCCTTCACCACCTACCTCTCCGCCGTCAGTCCGGAGTGGCAGCAGAAGGTCGGCCAGGGCAACTCCGTCAACTGGCCCGTCGGCATGGGCGGAAAGGGAAGCGAGGGCGTTACCGGCCAGGTCCGTCAAACGCCCGGAGCCATCGGATACGTCGAACTCACCTTCGCCCAGCAGAACAAGCTACCCGTAGCCTCCATCAAGAATCTCGCTGGCAAATACATCCCGCCGGACACCTCCAGCACCACCGCCGCCATAGCAGCCTTCACCGATCAGCTCTCGAAAGACCCGCGCACCCCCATCGTCAACGCCCCCGCCTCCGCACCTGACGCCTATCCAATCTCCACCCTCACCTTCCTCATCATCCCGAAGGATGGCCCCGACGTTGTAAAGCGAACGGCCCTCAGAAACTTCGTCCAGTACGTCATCACCGACGGCCAAGCCGCCGCGGCCACACTCAACTACGCCCCACTTCCCGACGGCGTCAAAGACTACGACCGCCAACAACTCCAACAGATGACAGCAGCCGGCCAGCCAATCCCCTAA
- a CDS encoding TetR/AcrR family transcriptional regulator, translating into MQKRANKPNATLRARPQQKRGELRVDLILDAVEKILIDEGISGLTLTAVASRSGSAVGSMYRFFSNREQIIEALVVRLRTSLERDWAEQMRTKPYSVDTEAFVQWYTTNFRLLVERHPVFPAVVRHLSEHCQPLEQLAMQPLEEFLSVNAPAMPQTKRAVACRLMLAMATDSLQMCGKLGAIPQKYIWEGLRIALSLLLRGYISQNQSS; encoded by the coding sequence ATGCAGAAGAGAGCGAACAAGCCAAACGCGACATTACGAGCTCGTCCCCAGCAGAAGCGCGGCGAGTTGAGGGTCGACCTGATTCTGGATGCTGTCGAGAAGATCTTGATCGACGAGGGCATATCCGGCTTGACACTCACTGCCGTCGCAAGCCGCTCAGGCTCTGCGGTTGGTTCAATGTATCGCTTCTTCTCCAATAGGGAGCAGATCATTGAAGCCCTTGTAGTGCGATTGCGGACTTCGCTCGAAAGAGACTGGGCCGAGCAGATGAGGACGAAACCCTACAGCGTCGATACGGAGGCATTCGTCCAGTGGTATACGACAAATTTTCGCCTGCTGGTCGAGCGGCACCCGGTGTTTCCAGCAGTTGTGCGTCACTTGAGCGAACACTGTCAGCCCCTTGAACAATTGGCGATGCAGCCTTTGGAAGAGTTTCTTTCGGTGAATGCCCCCGCTATGCCCCAAACCAAGAGAGCCGTTGCATGCAGACTGATGCTCGCGATGGCAACAGACTCGTTGCAGATGTGCGGGAAGCTGGGGGCAATACCTCAGAAGTACATATGGGAAGGCCTCCGGATTGCTCTGTCTCTGCTCCTGAGGGGTTATATCTCGCAGAATCAGTCTTCATAG
- a CDS encoding SRPBCC family protein produces MKGFLLFAGFLAAVGVVGYLIVPSWTVTASTVSSASPQQIWAWYIDTPDVPQWDHLVKQVIAHGPFEVNTQGENIPYSGPVMHWTLTQVTVNKSYTETSRLPLATLEATHVVSVQDNVTHITHGITVNGPAAWVYRFLFRKQIDDGMRQAINDLAAGAPNGLLHTGGGR; encoded by the coding sequence GTGAAGGGTTTTCTTTTGTTTGCGGGATTTCTCGCCGCAGTTGGCGTTGTTGGATACCTAATCGTTCCCTCATGGACGGTAACGGCGAGCACGGTGAGTAGCGCAAGCCCGCAACAGATATGGGCCTGGTATATAGATACCCCGGACGTTCCCCAATGGGATCATCTCGTCAAGCAGGTGATAGCGCACGGGCCGTTCGAGGTTAACACGCAAGGGGAAAACATTCCGTATTCGGGGCCAGTCATGCATTGGACTTTGACGCAAGTTACCGTCAACAAGTCCTACACCGAGACGTCTCGGCTACCGTTAGCCACATTGGAAGCGACACACGTCGTCTCTGTTCAGGACAACGTCACACACATCACGCACGGCATTACAGTGAATGGTCCGGCCGCGTGGGTGTATCGATTCTTGTTCCGCAAGCAGATTGACGATGGAATGCGCCAGGCGATCAACGATCTGGCGGCAGGTGCTCCCAACGGGCTACTCCACACAGGAGGTGGACGCTAA